The proteins below come from a single Agromyces flavus genomic window:
- the lipA gene encoding lipoyl synthase, which produces MSADPAGRRMLRLEVRNAETPIERKPEWIKTRAKMGPEYRQLQQLVKSEDLHTVCQEAGCPNIYECWEDREATFLIGGSQCTRRCDFCQIDTGKPADYDVDEPRRVAESVVRMQLRYSTVTGVARDDLPDEGAWLYAETIREIHRQSPGTGVEILVPDFSGKPELLGEVFSARPEVFAHNVETVPRIFKRIRPAFRYVRSLDVITQGRDAGLITKSNLILGMGEERDEISQALRDLHDAGTDIITITQYLRPSPRHLPVARWVRPEEFVELKAEAEDIGFLGVLAGPLVRSSYRAGRLWAQSMHAKGRALPAELAHLADASLGFAQAVG; this is translated from the coding sequence GTGAGCGCCGATCCCGCCGGCCGCCGGATGCTCCGGCTCGAGGTCCGCAACGCCGAGACGCCGATCGAACGCAAGCCCGAGTGGATCAAGACGCGGGCGAAGATGGGTCCCGAGTACCGCCAGCTGCAGCAGCTCGTGAAGTCCGAGGATCTGCACACGGTCTGCCAGGAGGCGGGCTGCCCGAACATCTACGAGTGCTGGGAGGACCGCGAGGCGACCTTCCTCATCGGGGGCTCGCAGTGCACGAGGCGCTGCGACTTCTGCCAGATCGACACGGGCAAGCCGGCCGACTACGACGTCGACGAGCCGCGGCGCGTCGCCGAGTCGGTCGTGCGGATGCAGCTGCGCTACTCCACCGTCACGGGCGTCGCGCGCGACGACCTGCCCGACGAGGGCGCCTGGCTGTACGCCGAGACCATCCGCGAGATCCACCGCCAGTCGCCCGGCACGGGCGTCGAGATCCTCGTGCCCGACTTCTCGGGCAAGCCCGAGCTGCTCGGCGAGGTCTTCTCGGCACGCCCCGAGGTGTTCGCCCACAACGTCGAGACGGTGCCGCGCATCTTCAAGCGCATCCGCCCGGCATTCCGGTACGTACGGTCGCTCGACGTGATCACGCAGGGTCGCGACGCGGGCCTGATCACCAAGTCGAACCTCATCCTCGGCATGGGCGAGGAGCGCGATGAGATCTCGCAGGCGCTCCGCGACCTGCACGATGCGGGCACCGACATCATCACGATCACGCAGTACCTCCGCCCGAGCCCACGGCACCTGCCCGTGGCGCGATGGGTGCGTCCCGAGGAGTTCGTCGAGCTCAAGGCCGAAGCCGAGGACATCGGGTTCCTCGGAGTGCTCGCAGGCCCGCTGGTCCGCTCGTCGTACCGTGCCGGCCGCCTCTGGGCGCAGTCGATGCACGCCAAGGGCCGTGCGCTGCCGGCCGAACTCGCACACCTCGCCGACGCCTCGCTCGGATTCGCTCAGGCCGTCGGCTGA
- a CDS encoding DUF4191 domain-containing protein, whose amino-acid sequence MARTKDAGAASKPPKEPGRMKQMWQVFQMTRRYDPTAQWLMLLGFLGPVLVGLGLALWLSEGNGFTIALWIVAGVLAGLLVALVILGRRAERAAYSQIDGQPGAVGAVLRSGLRGGWVGNEMPVAVNGKTQDAVYRAVGRGGVVLISEGPRSRTERMLTDEQRKVTRVLPNVPVSTLSVGHEEGSVELHRLAAALRKRKRVLTKPEVLAVTNRLNSLQAPLPIPKGIDPMKVRPQRGKMR is encoded by the coding sequence ATGGCACGAACCAAGGACGCCGGGGCTGCCTCCAAGCCCCCGAAGGAGCCCGGCCGCATGAAGCAGATGTGGCAGGTCTTCCAGATGACCCGCCGCTACGACCCCACCGCGCAGTGGCTCATGCTCCTCGGATTCCTCGGACCCGTGCTCGTCGGCCTCGGCCTCGCCCTCTGGCTCAGCGAGGGCAACGGATTCACCATCGCGCTGTGGATCGTCGCGGGAGTGCTCGCGGGCCTGCTCGTGGCGCTCGTCATCCTCGGCCGTCGTGCCGAACGTGCCGCGTACTCCCAGATCGACGGACAGCCCGGCGCGGTCGGCGCGGTCCTCCGCAGCGGTCTTCGCGGCGGATGGGTCGGCAATGAGATGCCCGTCGCCGTCAACGGCAAGACGCAGGACGCCGTGTACCGCGCGGTCGGCCGCGGCGGCGTCGTGCTCATCAGCGAGGGACCGCGTTCGCGCACCGAGCGCATGCTGACCGACGAGCAGCGCAAGGTGACCCGAGTGCTCCCGAACGTGCCCGTGAGCACACTCTCCGTCGGCCACGAGGAGGGCTCGGTCGAGTTGCACCGCCTCGCCGCCGCCTTGCGCAAGCGCAAGCGCGTGCTGACCAAGCCCGAGGTGCTCGCGGTCACGAATCGCCTGAACTCGCTCCAGGCGCCGTTGCCGATCCCGAAGGGCATCGACCCGATGAAGGTGCGCCCGCAGCGCGGCAAGATGCGCTGA
- a CDS encoding RDD family protein, giving the protein MPEPAPASGDLTPNRYPGERLGLPEEGTGSVARVGRRIAALLVDWAIANVIALLAGPYASPAQSWATLGIFALMQVLFIPTLGGSVGHRFLGLRVVPMAGGWVGLWRPVVRTLLLVLVIPALIWDADQRGFHDKLAGTILLRS; this is encoded by the coding sequence GTGCCCGAACCCGCTCCCGCATCCGGTGACCTGACGCCCAATCGCTACCCGGGGGAGCGGCTCGGGCTTCCCGAGGAGGGCACGGGATCCGTCGCCCGGGTCGGGCGTCGCATCGCTGCCCTCCTCGTCGACTGGGCGATCGCGAACGTCATCGCCCTGCTCGCGGGTCCCTACGCATCGCCGGCGCAGTCGTGGGCGACGCTCGGAATCTTCGCGCTCATGCAGGTGCTCTTCATCCCGACCCTCGGCGGCAGCGTCGGCCACCGGTTCCTCGGACTCCGGGTCGTGCCGATGGCCGGCGGCTGGGTCGGCCTGTGGCGGCCCGTCGTCCGCACGCTGCTGCTCGTGCTCGTCATCCCGGCGCTCATCTGGGATGCCGACCAGCGCGGCTTCCACGACAAGCTCGCCGGGACCATCCTCCTCCGGAGCTGA
- the glnA gene encoding type I glutamate--ammonia ligase: MFSDSSEVLKFIKETDVKFLDIRFTDLPGVQQHFNIPASTVDEDFFTVGQLFDGSSIRGFASIHESDMQLIPDVSTAYIDPFRAERTLIMVFDIYNPRNGEIYGKDPRQVAKKAEKYLASTGIADTAFFAPEAEFYIFDDVRYEVKQNASFFSVDSSEGAWNSGREEEGGNLANKTAYKGGYFPVSPVDQHADLRDDIVLKLIEAGLEVERSHHEVGTAGQGEINYKFDTMVHAADDILKFKYIVKNTANEWGKTATFMPKPLFGDNGSGMHTHQSLWNEGKPLFYDEAGYGGLSDIARWYIGGILRHAPALLAFTNPTVNSYHRLVPGFEAPVNLVYSAGNRSAAIRIPITGTNPKAKRIEFRAPDASGNPYLAFAAQLMAGLDGIKNRIEPHEPVDKDLYELPPEEAKSIPQVPGSLDAVLDALEADHDFLLEGGVFTKELIETWIDYKREKELKPLAQRPHPFEYELYYGV, encoded by the coding sequence ATGTTCAGTGATTCTTCCGAAGTCCTCAAGTTCATCAAGGAGACGGACGTCAAGTTCCTCGACATCCGTTTCACCGACCTCCCGGGCGTGCAGCAGCACTTCAACATCCCGGCCTCCACCGTCGACGAGGACTTCTTCACCGTCGGCCAGCTGTTCGACGGCTCCTCGATCCGCGGCTTCGCGTCGATCCACGAGTCCGACATGCAGCTGATCCCCGACGTCTCGACCGCGTACATCGACCCGTTCCGTGCCGAGCGCACGCTGATCATGGTCTTCGACATCTACAACCCGCGCAACGGCGAGATCTACGGCAAGGACCCGCGCCAGGTCGCGAAGAAGGCCGAGAAGTACCTCGCCTCGACCGGCATCGCCGACACCGCGTTCTTCGCGCCCGAGGCCGAGTTCTACATCTTCGACGACGTCCGCTACGAGGTGAAGCAGAACGCGAGCTTCTTCTCGGTCGACTCCAGCGAAGGTGCCTGGAACTCGGGCCGTGAGGAGGAAGGCGGCAACCTCGCCAACAAGACGGCGTACAAGGGCGGCTACTTCCCCGTCTCCCCCGTCGACCAGCACGCCGACCTGCGCGACGACATCGTGCTCAAGCTCATCGAGGCCGGCCTCGAGGTCGAGCGCTCGCACCACGAGGTCGGCACCGCCGGCCAGGGCGAGATCAACTACAAGTTCGACACGATGGTGCACGCCGCCGACGACATCCTGAAGTTCAAGTACATCGTCAAGAACACCGCCAACGAGTGGGGCAAGACGGCGACGTTCATGCCGAAGCCGCTCTTCGGCGACAACGGTTCGGGCATGCACACCCACCAGTCGCTCTGGAACGAGGGCAAGCCGCTCTTCTACGACGAGGCGGGCTATGGCGGTCTCTCCGACATCGCGCGCTGGTACATCGGCGGCATCCTGCGTCACGCCCCGGCGCTGCTCGCCTTCACCAACCCGACGGTGAACTCCTACCACCGCCTCGTGCCGGGCTTCGAGGCCCCCGTCAACCTGGTGTACTCGGCGGGCAACCGGTCGGCAGCCATCCGCATCCCCATCACGGGCACGAACCCCAAGGCCAAGCGCATCGAGTTCCGCGCGCCGGATGCCTCGGGCAACCCCTACCTCGCCTTCGCGGCGCAGCTCATGGCCGGCCTCGATGGAATCAAGAACCGCATCGAGCCGCACGAGCCGGTCGACAAGGACCTCTACGAGCTCCCGCCCGAGGAGGCCAAGTCGATCCCGCAGGTGCCGGGTTCGCTCGACGCCGTGCTCGACGCGCTCGAGGCCGACCACGACTTCCTCCTCGAGGGCGGCGTGTTCACCAAGGAGCTCATCGAGACCTGGATCGACTACAAGCGCGAGAAGGAGCTGAAGCCGCTGGCCCAGCGTCCCCACCCGTTCGAGTACGAGCTCTACTACGGCGTCTGA
- a CDS encoding bifunctional [glutamine synthetase] adenylyltransferase/[glutamine synthetase]-adenylyl-L-tyrosine phosphorylase, which yields MTRQVPTLGGLARAGFDDLERAGGGLAELAEAAGLPPMSLLDAFAAAGDPDQALAELQRLSERAPAAVRDILHDPGSLDRAARLLGASRGFGEFFLRNVDELALLRDAPLPPPSPEAAAAELIDAVASVDAAPAMLAEAGGRALRVRYRRLLAGIAVWDLTRSDAVEAVDTVAAGLADLAGAALEAALHLARRTVARRDDEPAGPGRFPAAEVAATNLAIIGMGKAGARELNYVSDVDVIFVGESADDDVVSSARALDVATRLAMTAMRLIGEPGIEPPLWEVDPNLRPEGKDGALVRTLESHLQYYDRWAKSWEFQALLKARPLAGDRDLGDRYAAGVAPKVWASSSREGFVESVQRMRERVTEHIPADEVDVQLKLGPGGLRDIEFTVQLLQLVHGATDPSIRQPGTLGALAALAEHGYVGREEAAEFSRDYRILRVLEHRLQLARLRRTHLMPRDAAARRALARASGLGRDADELTSVWQATRRRVRGLHERLFYRPLLSAVAALPADGLELTSAQAEARLAAIGFRDPRGALAHIGALTAGVSRRATIQRHLMPVLISWFADGADPDYGLLAFRRISDGLGTTHWYLRLLRDSSDAALRLTRVLSGSRFAGELLERIPEAVAWLEDVEELRPRPLSALREETSAVLARHSELDPAAKVLRAVRRREVLRLALAAMLDVCTIEELGHGLSDVVEAHIDGLVRAIRRGDDGIEFAVIGMGRFGGRELGIGSDADILYVYRPAGAEPDAAHSRALKIVSELVRVSEDARLPFELDTGLRPEGRNGVVARSLDAYRAYYARWSLTWEAQALLRARGVAGDPALIADFTELADAVRYPAAIAEQEVREVKRIKARVENERLPQGADPTRHLKLGRGSLSDVEWFVQLVQLEHASSVPELRTPSTLDALSASVGAGLVAEVDAETLRSAWVFASRARSALTLWLDKTTDVLPVERTQLEGVARIMGYPPGSATRLEHDYLQVTRRARAVFERGFYGVEPRREPTTG from the coding sequence ATGACTCGACAGGTCCCCACGCTCGGCGGACTCGCTCGCGCTGGGTTCGACGACCTGGAGCGGGCCGGGGGCGGGCTCGCCGAGCTCGCCGAGGCGGCCGGGCTGCCGCCGATGTCGCTGCTCGACGCGTTCGCGGCCGCGGGCGACCCCGACCAGGCGCTCGCCGAGCTGCAGCGGCTGTCCGAGCGGGCGCCCGCGGCGGTCCGCGACATCCTGCACGACCCCGGATCGCTCGATCGGGCCGCCCGGCTGCTCGGTGCGTCACGGGGATTCGGCGAGTTCTTCCTCCGGAACGTCGACGAGCTCGCCCTGCTGCGCGACGCGCCCCTGCCGCCGCCGTCGCCGGAGGCGGCGGCAGCCGAGCTCATCGACGCGGTCGCCTCGGTCGACGCGGCGCCGGCGATGCTCGCCGAGGCGGGCGGCCGAGCCCTCCGGGTTCGATACCGGCGGCTGCTCGCCGGCATCGCGGTGTGGGACCTGACCCGCTCCGACGCCGTCGAGGCCGTCGACACGGTCGCCGCCGGCCTGGCCGATCTCGCCGGAGCCGCCTTGGAGGCGGCACTGCACCTCGCGCGCCGCACGGTCGCTCGGCGCGACGACGAGCCCGCGGGTCCCGGCCGGTTCCCGGCGGCCGAGGTCGCTGCCACGAACCTCGCGATCATCGGCATGGGCAAGGCCGGCGCGCGTGAGCTGAACTACGTCAGCGACGTCGACGTGATCTTCGTCGGCGAGTCCGCCGACGACGATGTCGTGTCATCCGCCCGCGCGCTCGACGTCGCGACACGGCTCGCGATGACCGCGATGCGGCTGATCGGCGAGCCCGGGATCGAACCGCCGCTCTGGGAGGTCGACCCCAACCTGCGACCCGAGGGCAAGGACGGTGCGCTCGTGCGCACGCTCGAGTCGCACCTGCAGTACTACGACCGCTGGGCCAAGAGCTGGGAGTTCCAGGCGCTGCTGAAGGCCCGGCCGCTGGCCGGCGACCGCGACCTCGGCGATCGGTACGCCGCCGGCGTCGCGCCGAAGGTGTGGGCGAGCTCGTCCCGCGAGGGCTTCGTCGAGTCGGTGCAGCGCATGCGCGAACGTGTCACCGAGCACATTCCCGCCGACGAGGTCGACGTGCAGCTCAAGCTCGGGCCCGGAGGCCTCCGCGACATCGAGTTCACGGTGCAGCTGCTGCAGCTCGTGCACGGCGCGACCGATCCTTCGATCCGCCAGCCCGGGACACTGGGCGCGCTCGCGGCACTCGCCGAGCACGGGTACGTCGGACGCGAGGAGGCCGCCGAGTTCTCGCGCGACTACCGGATCCTGCGCGTCCTCGAGCATCGGCTCCAGCTCGCGCGGCTGCGGCGCACGCACCTGATGCCACGCGACGCGGCGGCGCGGCGTGCGCTCGCCCGGGCGTCCGGCCTCGGCCGCGATGCCGACGAGCTGACCTCGGTGTGGCAGGCCACGCGCCGGCGCGTGCGCGGACTGCACGAGCGCCTCTTCTACCGTCCGCTGCTCTCGGCGGTGGCAGCGCTGCCCGCCGATGGACTGGAGCTGACCAGCGCGCAGGCCGAGGCGCGACTCGCGGCCATCGGATTCCGGGATCCGCGAGGGGCGCTGGCGCACATCGGGGCGCTCACCGCGGGCGTGTCGCGGCGCGCGACCATCCAGCGCCACCTCATGCCCGTGCTGATCTCATGGTTCGCCGACGGCGCCGACCCCGACTACGGGCTGCTCGCGTTCCGGCGCATCAGCGACGGCCTCGGCACGACGCACTGGTACCTGCGACTGCTCCGCGATTCGTCGGATGCCGCGTTGCGACTCACGCGCGTCCTGTCTGGTTCGCGGTTCGCCGGCGAGCTCCTCGAGCGCATCCCCGAGGCGGTCGCCTGGCTCGAGGACGTCGAGGAACTGCGCCCGCGGCCGCTGTCGGCGCTTCGGGAGGAGACGTCGGCGGTGCTCGCGCGCCACTCCGAGCTCGACCCGGCAGCGAAGGTGCTGCGCGCCGTGCGCCGGCGCGAGGTACTGCGGCTCGCGCTCGCGGCGATGCTCGACGTCTGCACGATCGAGGAGCTCGGGCACGGCCTGAGCGATGTCGTGGAGGCGCACATCGACGGGCTCGTGCGGGCGATCCGGCGAGGCGACGACGGCATCGAGTTCGCCGTCATCGGCATGGGGCGGTTCGGCGGGCGCGAACTCGGTATCGGGTCGGACGCCGACATCCTGTACGTCTACCGCCCGGCAGGAGCCGAGCCCGATGCCGCCCACTCGCGCGCGCTCAAGATCGTGTCCGAGCTCGTACGCGTCAGCGAGGATGCGCGGCTGCCGTTCGAACTCGATACCGGATTGCGTCCCGAGGGCCGCAACGGCGTCGTCGCCCGTTCCCTCGACGCCTACCGTGCCTACTACGCCCGCTGGTCGCTCACGTGGGAGGCGCAGGCCCTGCTGCGCGCACGCGGCGTCGCGGGCGATCCCGCGCTCATCGCCGACTTCACCGAACTCGCCGACGCGGTGCGGTATCCGGCAGCGATCGCCGAGCAGGAAGTGCGTGAGGTCAAGCGCATCAAGGCGCGAGTCGAGAACGAGCGGCTCCCGCAGGGTGCTGACCCGACCCGCCACCTGAAGCTCGGGCGCGGCTCGTTGAGCGACGTCGAGTGGTTCGTGCAGCTCGTCCAGCTCGAGCACGCCTCGAGCGTTCCCGAGCTGCGGACGCCGTCGACCCTCGACGCCCTCTCGGCGTCGGTCGGCGCGGGGCTCGTCGCCGAGGTCGACGCCGAGACGCTCCGATCCGCCTGGGTGTTCGCATCCCGGGCGCGGTCGGCGCTGACACTGTGGCTCGACAAGACCACCGACGTGCTTCCCGTCGAGCGCACGCAGCTCGAGGGCGTCGCACGCATCATGGGCTATCCGCCGGGCTCGGCGACGCGCCTCGAGCACGACTACCTGCAGGTCACGCGTCGCGCGCGCGCGGTCTTCGAGCGCGGCTTCTACGGCGTCGAGCCGCGACGCGAACCGACGACCGGCTGA
- a CDS encoding glutamine synthetase family protein — MDKQRDFVLRTIEERGVKFVRLWFTDVVGTLKSVAIAPAEVEGAFTEGIGFDGSAIEGLSRTFESDLLAFPDPTTFQTLPWRGDIDPTARMFCDITTPDGEPAVADPRNVLKRTLASAADRGFTFYTHPEIEFYLLKSSKYGPEGPQPVDSAGYFDNVPGGTAHDFRRRSVRMLEDLGISVEFSHHEAGPGQNEIDLRYADALTTADNIMTFRTVVKEVAIEQGVYATFMPKPFSHYPGSGMHTHLSLFEGDANAFYEPGAQYQLSKIGRQFIAGLLRHANEISAVTNQFVNSYKRLWGGDEAPSFICWGHNNRSALVRVPLYKPNKGQSARVEYRAIDSAANPYLAFSLLLAAGMKGIEEGYDLPPEAEDDVWALTDSERRALGYHPLPASLDHAIEYMEESELVADTLGEQVFNYVLANKRAEWRDYRSQVTPFELQRNLEIL; from the coding sequence ATGGACAAGCAGCGCGACTTCGTTCTCCGGACCATCGAGGAGCGAGGGGTCAAGTTCGTCAGGCTGTGGTTCACCGATGTCGTCGGCACCCTGAAGTCGGTCGCGATCGCCCCGGCCGAGGTCGAGGGCGCGTTCACCGAGGGCATCGGATTCGACGGCTCGGCGATCGAGGGTCTCAGCCGCACCTTCGAGTCCGACCTGCTCGCGTTCCCCGATCCGACCACGTTCCAGACCCTGCCCTGGCGCGGCGACATCGACCCGACCGCGCGCATGTTCTGCGACATCACGACGCCCGACGGCGAGCCCGCCGTGGCCGATCCGCGCAACGTGCTCAAGCGCACCCTCGCGAGCGCCGCCGACCGGGGCTTCACCTTCTACACGCACCCCGAGATCGAGTTCTACCTCCTCAAGTCGAGCAAGTACGGCCCCGAGGGTCCGCAGCCGGTCGACTCGGCGGGCTACTTCGACAACGTGCCCGGAGGCACGGCGCACGACTTCCGCCGTCGCTCCGTGCGCATGCTCGAAGACCTGGGCATCTCGGTCGAGTTCAGCCACCACGAGGCGGGGCCGGGGCAGAACGAGATCGACCTCCGCTACGCCGATGCGCTGACCACGGCCGACAACATCATGACGTTCCGCACGGTCGTCAAAGAGGTGGCGATCGAGCAGGGCGTGTACGCGACCTTCATGCCGAAGCCGTTCTCGCACTATCCGGGTTCGGGCATGCACACCCACCTCTCGCTGTTCGAAGGCGACGCGAACGCGTTCTACGAGCCCGGCGCGCAGTACCAGCTCTCGAAGATCGGCCGCCAGTTCATCGCGGGCCTGCTGCGGCACGCCAACGAGATCTCGGCCGTCACCAACCAGTTCGTGAACTCATACAAGCGCCTCTGGGGCGGCGACGAGGCGCCGAGCTTCATCTGCTGGGGCCACAACAACCGCTCGGCGCTCGTGCGCGTGCCGCTCTACAAGCCCAACAAGGGGCAGAGCGCGCGCGTCGAGTACCGCGCGATCGACTCGGCCGCCAATCCGTACCTCGCGTTCTCGCTCCTGCTCGCCGCCGGCATGAAGGGCATCGAGGAGGGCTACGACCTTCCGCCCGAGGCCGAGGACGACGTGTGGGCCCTGACCGACAGCGAGCGTCGGGCGCTCGGCTACCACCCGCTGCCCGCGAGCCTCGATCACGCGATCGAGTACATGGAGGAATCCGAGCTCGTCGCCGATACGCTCGGCGAGCAGGTCTTCAACTACGTGCTCGCGAACAAGCGGGCCGAGTGGCGCGACTACCGTTCGCAGGTGACGCCGTTCGAGCTGCAGCGCAACCTCGAGATCCTCTGA
- the panB gene encoding 3-methyl-2-oxobutanoate hydroxymethyltransferase, with translation MSDHASSDAASEADSPVPENPYGGASAAVGGPKRVRTRHFQNAKREGIKITGLTSYDQLTARIFDDAGIDFLLVGDSAGNNVLGYETTLPVTVDELIPLTRAVAGAVTRAFVIGDLPFGSYENGPDEALHTAIRFMKETGAHAVKLEGGERSHKQIRRIVGAGIPVMAHIGYTPQSEHQLGGHIIQGRGEGLNQLLADAKAVQDAGAFAVVLEMVPADAAREVTELLEIPTISVGAGPHCDGQLLVWTDWAGLTTGRIPKFVKQYANLAGVLSDAATAWRADVASGAYPTEQHSY, from the coding sequence ATGTCCGACCACGCATCCAGCGACGCAGCGTCCGAAGCCGATTCCCCCGTGCCCGAGAACCCGTACGGCGGCGCCTCGGCGGCCGTCGGGGGCCCCAAGCGCGTGCGAACCCGGCACTTCCAGAACGCCAAGCGCGAGGGCATCAAGATCACGGGTCTCACGAGCTACGACCAACTCACCGCGCGCATCTTCGACGACGCCGGCATCGACTTCCTCCTGGTCGGCGACTCGGCCGGCAACAACGTGCTCGGCTACGAGACGACGCTGCCCGTCACGGTCGATGAGCTGATCCCGCTGACCCGCGCCGTCGCCGGTGCGGTCACCCGCGCGTTCGTGATCGGCGACCTGCCGTTCGGCTCGTACGAGAACGGCCCCGACGAGGCGTTGCACACCGCCATCCGCTTCATGAAGGAGACGGGGGCCCACGCGGTCAAGCTCGAGGGCGGCGAACGCAGCCACAAGCAGATCCGACGCATCGTCGGCGCGGGCATCCCGGTGATGGCCCACATCGGCTACACGCCGCAGAGCGAGCACCAGCTCGGCGGTCACATCATCCAGGGTCGCGGCGAGGGCCTCAACCAGCTGCTCGCCGACGCCAAGGCGGTGCAGGATGCCGGCGCGTTCGCCGTCGTGCTCGAGATGGTGCCCGCCGACGCCGCCCGCGAGGTCACCGAACTGCTCGAGATCCCGACGATCTCGGTGGGCGCGGGCCCGCACTGCGACGGGCAGCTGCTCGTGTGGACCGACTGGGCCGGCCTCACCACCGGACGCATCCCCAAGTTCGTCAAGCAGTACGCGAACCTGGCGGGCGTGCTGAGCGATGCCGCGACGGCCTGGCGAGCCGATGTCGCGTCGGGGGCCTACCCGACGGAGCAGCACTCGTACTGA
- the map gene encoding type I methionyl aminopeptidase: MPKDPAGRLIPGRLSPTRAVSSAIPRPEYVGHAAPTPNTGGDRYSPHEVERIRAAGRVAAGAIEAAARAIRPGVTTDELDRIAHEHVLAHGAYPSTLGYRGYPKSSCTSVNEVICHGIPDDTVLEDGDLVNIDVTAYLDGMHGDLNHTFLVGESSEEARLLVERTREALARGIRAAAPGRQVNVIGRAIESYARRFGYGVVRDYTGHGVGRAFHTGLVIPHYDDPNATTVMESGMVFTIEPMLTLGTTEWDLWADDWTVVTRDRSLTAQFEHTVVVTERGAEILTLP, encoded by the coding sequence ATGCCCAAGGACCCCGCCGGCCGCCTGATCCCCGGCCGACTGTCGCCGACGCGCGCCGTGTCGTCGGCGATCCCCCGGCCCGAGTACGTGGGCCACGCCGCACCGACGCCGAACACCGGCGGCGACCGCTATTCCCCCCACGAGGTCGAGCGGATCCGGGCCGCCGGACGCGTTGCGGCTGGAGCCATCGAGGCCGCGGCGCGCGCCATCCGACCGGGTGTCACGACCGACGAGCTCGACCGGATCGCGCACGAGCACGTGCTCGCGCACGGCGCCTATCCCTCGACGCTCGGATACCGCGGCTACCCGAAGTCGTCGTGCACGTCGGTGAACGAGGTGATCTGCCACGGCATCCCCGACGACACCGTGCTCGAGGACGGCGACCTGGTCAACATCGACGTGACGGCGTACCTCGACGGCATGCACGGCGACCTCAACCACACCTTCCTCGTCGGCGAGTCGAGCGAGGAGGCGCGGCTGCTCGTCGAGCGCACGCGCGAGGCCCTGGCCCGCGGCATCCGCGCCGCCGCCCCCGGTCGGCAGGTCAACGTGATCGGGCGCGCGATCGAGTCGTACGCGAGGCGCTTCGGCTACGGGGTCGTGCGCGACTACACCGGACACGGCGTGGGCCGGGCCTTCCACACCGGTCTGGTCATCCCCCACTACGACGATCCGAACGCCACGACGGTGATGGAGTCGGGCATGGTCTTCACGATCGAGCCGATGCTCACGCTCGGCACGACCGAATGGGACCTGTGGGCCGACGACTGGACCGTCGTGACGCGGGATCGGTCGCTGACGGCCCAGTTCGAGCACACCGTCGTCGTGACCGAGCGGGGGGCGGAGATCCTGACGCTGCCGTGA